One Micropterus dolomieu isolate WLL.071019.BEF.003 ecotype Adirondacks linkage group LG23, ASM2129224v1, whole genome shotgun sequence DNA window includes the following coding sequences:
- the psmg1 gene encoding proteasome assembly chaperone 1 isoform X1, translating into MATFFGEVLSVYSRAVEEDDEDLDENEEDEQIRRELEEKREVHLHWSPEVSESLTSGNKLQCSDFILAVGHNAARFLSVYVLTSANWDAVGRASVWNERSRAVTGQTSEESACVFYRHKENPSVLICQVTCYIAEDQLFQWTEKVFDCLQHRELNVTVLSDSSVAEYKAADYLSGGSAPFLRSLHTGAFRGRAVCQPLEQPNIVTGLPAAVLNHCEVHRIATVVYQCYSDVIGPDSVTMETYKPALTKLGKSIQLDPSPSTDVLRKFVTTTNIQSNLYI; encoded by the exons ATGGCAACGTTTTTCGGCGAGGTTTTGTCTGTGTATTCTCGTGCCGTGGAGGAAGATGACGAGGATCTCGATGAAAACGAAGAGGATGAACAAATCCGCAGAGAACTTGAGGAAAAGAG GGAGGTTCATCTACACTGGAGCCCTGAAGTCTCCGAATCACTGACGTCTGGAAACAAGTTGCAGTGTTCAGATTTCATCCTCGCTGTGGGGCACAACGCTGCCA GGTTTCTGTCAGTGTACGTTCTCACCTCTGCAAACTGGGATGCAGTGGGACGTGCATCAGTGTGGAACGAGAGGAGCCGGGCTGTAACTGGGCAGACCAGCGAGGAGTCAGCATGTGTTTTCTACAGACACAAGGAAAACCCATCA GTTTTGATATGCCAAGTGACTTGCTACATTGCAGAAGACCAGCTTTTCCAGTGGACAGAAAAG GTTTTTGACTGTCTGCAGCACAGAGAGCTGAATGTGACAGTGCTGTCAGATAGCTCTGTGGCTGAGTACAAGGCAGCAGACTATCTGTCGGGAGGCTCCGCTCCCTTCCTGCGCTCTCTCCACACCGGTGCTTTCAGAGGTCGGGCTGTCTGCCAGCCACTGGAGCAACCCAACATAGTTACTGGACTTCCTGCTGCAG TGCTGAACCACTGCGAGGTCCATCGCATCGCTACAGTTGTTTACCAGTGTTACAGTGATGTCATAGGCCCTGACTCTGTCACCATGGAGACCTACAAGCCTGCACTAACCAAGCTTGGCAAGTCCATACAG CTGGACCCGTCTCCGAGCACAGACGTTCTTCGCAAGTTTGTCACAACCACCAACATTCAGAGCAATCTTTATATCTGA